AAAGCATGGGTGTCAGTGCACAGCTTAAGTCCTTTTCTTTTAGTGCAGAATCCTCTTTTTGCAAAGAAATATAATTATCATCAGAAAAAATGCATAGTTTGTTATGACTGAAAAGACGCTGAGAACATTCAATTCACTCTTTGATTCAGAAGTATCCAAAGATCTTCCTCCAAACACAAAAAAGCTTTGAGCGTTTAATTAGGCTGAGCTTTTTAGGTATAGTACCAGTGTGCTTGTGCTGAATGGCAGCAGATACAGCACAGTCAAACACATGtttgaggttgtgttgtgtcagaGCTGAACACTCCACGTAGTCGTGAGCTCTGATCCTGCGTGCCAGCCTTCTGGCCCGGCTGCAGTGCACTGGTTTGGTGCTCCGCTGGTGCAGATGAATAAGGACGTCCACATTGTTGCTGAGGTCGGACTGAGTTCCAACCAGGACTATTGGAGAGGTTGGGTTGCCGGCCCGGATCTGCGGGATCCATTTGGAGGTGATGTTTTCGAAGGAGACGGGGTTGACCAGGCTGAAGCAGAGGATGAAGACGTCCACATGGGCGTAGCACAGAGAACGTAGATGTCCAAACTCCTCCTGGCAGATCAAATGATGAGAGAGGAGTATAAGTGTGGTAAAACCTAAGTGTCAAATAAATCATGATGTGGAGTGGAGCATGTACCTGTCCTGCCGTATCTATCAGTTTGATACGAGTTGGGAGGCCGTTCACATGAACCAAACCTGGAGGTCAAGTAGAAATAAGTATAAGAAGTATGACAAGTATTAGCTGATGGCcttaatagaaaaaaataacgTTAACTTACCAGTAAAAACATCAAAAGCGGTTTGCCTGTACTCGCTGCGGTATCCATTGAAGATGTAGCTGATGATCATGCTGGTCTTCCCCACAGCTCCATCACCGACCAGCATGCAGCTCAGCTCTTCCCTCTTGTAGAGTTTATCACGTCTCTGACAGGCCTCTGCCATGTTTCCCCCGTGTTATTCCTCCATTATCCCAGCAGCTCCATGCAGCAGTGCACTGTTACTGTAAAAGATGTCTTCTACCCCCCAATGGTCTGTTGGTGACAATAAAAGCTGGAGGACACCTCGATTTGAAAGAACAATGGCGTCCAATCAGATGAGGGGTCCCCCTCACCCCCCAACTCTTTGACTGTTTCCCTTTGATGCAGATTTACATGGTCAACCCCACAGAGAGGAGCTGACCACTGGTGGAGGTCAGCTGCTCTGTCACAACAGTTCAGTATCATGAAGGATACTGTGGATTTTCTTTATCCCAACAATCACAGCCTACATTGACAGTGTGTAAGTGTATAAATGTAACTTTACATGAATAAACCACAAATGAGAGCTGAAAGTGTGGTTTTCTTAAAAATATATCCAACGTTAGGGTTTTGTATGAAGCATTACTTCCTCCTGGAGCCCCAATAATATAATGTCACGAAATAGAGCCCAGTTTAACGATCTTTTGGAATTTCCATTGTCTACAATATTGTTTTAGGCGATAAGGCCAAAATATaacaagataaaaatgtttcatatcAGTCAATACCAATcacgattattattatttcatataaGTTTTAAGACTGTTTTTTGCTACTGAGTGAAgttgttttaaactctttaaactttatgagcagagaatgacaaacctAAGGTAGATCAAGTATGTGTTGTACCTCCTCACCGAGCTTACACACTGTAAGAGCATCATATCAGTTTGAATTAGTTTATTTCGTTCATTTCAGTGAAAaccataaaaaaatacatagaaacatcatttattttactaCAAGTTGTacttttgttgtatttatattgatgaaaatgtaatCGTGACCATTATTGATATGGTTTTATTGCCCAACACTATTCAGAACTGCGCTGAATTAAGTCACATTTGTATGCAGTGCCGCAGTTGACCAGTagatgagagtgttgctccaGCATCTACATTTGCAGGTTTGTTTCCACCTTGTGCTGCATCCGGTCTCTGCTCCAAGTTTCTTCTTGTGCACGTTTGAGGAGTGAAACAGGCAGGAAGTGGTAGAGACGTCACTGTGGCTTAGACACAAAGTTAGTTTCCAGTTTTCTGGTTCATGCTCCATAAGCTTCACATTTCATTAACTTATTGTCacagaaatattatttttttccgtACATGGTTGCCACGTGTTGAGCACATAAAGTGCAGCTCTACTCTCCTCGGGGCAAAGGGCACAGCTGAGGGGGGCATTGTTAGGCTGTCACCGGCAGAAACTACATGTGCCATGTTTCATCCTGTCTCTGTCAGGGTGACCGGgttcataaatacacacacagcaatcaTTTATCTGTGCAATTTGTTAATACGAGCACTAAGAACTAAAGCAATATAGTTATAGAAATAATAGCAGCATCAAAAGACAAACTTTTGACCCAAGTGCCAACACCTCACGTTGTACTGTCTCTTTTAAGGAAATAGTTTCCGATGCACATCTCCAAGATTCATGTTTGGTGTTAAGAAATGTGCAAGTGACGATGCTGGAGGTGATAATTGTTTGTGATTGAGCCTGCACACCTTCATCACAGTGTGTTTGTCCCCTGGCCACGTCTCCCATGAAGAGGGCCCCACTTTGTGATAATGGCCATGGTCTTCCTTTGTGTATTTTCCTTTTATCAAACTGGTCTGCTTATAATATATTGAGGCATCAAGAAGgagtttgttattatttgtccAAATTCaataactcacaatgtcgcAGCTGCGGTACAGAATAATTGTTTCGAGCATCTTAAGAAGTGGTTTTAGAGAGTGGGAAACATTTGCTGGTGAAAACGCAGCTTTAAACAAAGTGTTGGTCCTTATCTGTCTGAGCCTGCAGGAAACTCTGCGAGCATTGTGTTGTAAggtctctgcttcctgtttgccGTTATTTCTCACtcactccttctcttctcctctttctcctctttctcctccctccttttttcCCACCACCTGCAGTGCGAGTGATAGAATTTATTCCCCATCGTAGGGGGGGGGACAACATCTGGTCCCAACCGCCCCACCCTACCCACAAACACACGTCGTGTTGCCAGCTCTGCTCCCATGCTGCACCTCTGACAGCTGTGAGTCACAATGCTGTTCCTTAATCCAAGGTAAATGTCAAACACAGGAAACGGTCTCTAAATATCTCAACACGCAGCGATTCTTTTCCTGAAACAGCTTCTTTTATCAGTAAAGATCAAGCAGCAAACTTCTCTTCCGTGACACAAATGAAGATACAGGCATTGTGCAACTGAAAGCAAATGCTTTTAACTTGTCTGCGTGTACCTCAACTTGTGCAGCAGATGTCAGCACCGCGACGACGACTTAAATTGTGGCACGGTGCCTACAGTAGATCAGGATGTGTATCTCGTACTGTAAACATGTTTTGGGCCTGCATTCTCACGCTCTCCCTCTTTGCATGACTAGACATGCAGAAATGCATCCTGACATAGATTTATAGAGGTAATCTGCTTAGTAAGGGTCTCTCAATGTGTACAGATTAGGAGACCCCCCAATGTACCAACAAAGAAATCACCCCACTCATGTCGACTGACTCCTGCAAATTTATGCAAAGATGCAAAATGGTACACTCAAACAACGCAACCACCCCCCCTTATCTGCCTGAAGCATTGCTCTGCTTGTTAGAAAGAAAATATGCAGCAGCCGACTGAAGTTTCAGGCTCATGTCTAATCTGACAACAATAGACAAATCTGTCAGATAGGTGTTAAAAGATTATGCTCCTCCCTAAGCCAGAGATCAGCATGGCACACTGCAGACAGGCCACAAAACAAGTGGCTGACGCAGGGATGAGGCGATAAACAATCCATTTGTGTAACATTTCCTGCATAATGTCCCTTTAAGTAGATACTGCAGAGGCTCTTAAGTGGTGCGGATTAGACTGGGTTCGGCTGCAGTGTGTTGCACTGAGACCCCTTATAATGGAaacgctctccctctcctttagTTCCTAGATGTTACTTGAGTGTCATGGCAGGGTCACGCTGGGTCACTTGCTGTTCATACAGTTTACGGAACATAATCTTTCTGACACTGTTTGGAACCCGGGGTCAGAGGTTCTGACCTGCTTGCCTGATTTTGACACAAATCATAGACAGCGATGGATTAACTTGAGGCCTTGTGTTCATCGATGCTGTTCTGCTGTTGCCCTTGAGGCACAGAATAACATTTTTAACCTCTTTATTTATGGGGCACATGTGCCACAAAATATTGTCCACCTTGGTCACCTAGGTGGACAATATTGGTcacctagtttgatgatgttgtgaagtAGAGTggaatcatgggagttgttgtttatttattcaggttTATTTATTAGGAGAGCTTCAGTGACAGAGCTTGCTGCAATGAACAATCGTGATCCTTACACATGACTAATACAAACAGCAGAAGGAAAAATAAGCtgactggctaactggctaacaGTGGCTAgtggctaactggctagcagtggatttttcctttgtcatttgtcatttgaaaTTGGTGTTTTAAGTCCTTTAACTTCTTTAGCAGTGAAAAATTATGGATGAATTAGATATGATGAAAGTAAATATTGATCCTAAATAAAATTGGGTCGATAATGAGATTTTGGATAATGTTAGCAAACAAGTCaacataatataaaacataagtCTAGTGAATTTTAGACGTATTATTTaggaaatgtttaatatttattcttcAATAACAAGTTTCACATTGTAGATTTTTGTAGTACATGTGTAAATGCAAAGATAGCCGAACGGAAGCTGTAGCATTAGTAAAACACCTACAACTATCAATAGATGTGTTGGTGGAGTCAGGGGATCATCCTCTGAGGAACATGAATGTCTCTAACAGGTTTCATAGCAATCCTTCCAATATCTGTTTAGCTCTTTCAGTCCGGGACTCGATTCCTATTCACCCTCATGATACTCACATTAGTCAGAGAACTAGCTTGTGTTGTGGGATTTGGCCATTAGAGCGTCATACCATGTAGCTCTCCGATTCATTAGTGCCAGGATACAGCCTCTTCCCGGGTCAACTCGAATTCTAGCACCTAATGGTCACTGCACCAAGTGATTCATGGGAATTCAGATCTGTGgctcaccccccacccctctgccCTACCTCTTATCGGACCCCTGTTGTTCACATTCTTGACTTGTAGCCAGCGCTTATTGCAGGAAAGCATAAACTCTGACTGTGAAtacattgtgagtgtgtgaatcaGGATATGCTTccttgcctttttttttttttttgatcagTGCATTTGCAGTTAATCTGAATTAATTTCATAACCGGTATAGAATCGTTTGGATCTGAAACAGCTTAGGGTAAATCAGCCTGTCCCAGTTTTTAAGTAAAGCCTGAGTGTTTTGGGTCGTTGTTGGTCATCAAGCATCTCCGTCAATTCATTTACTACTGCTCCATTAAACCCTGGCAGGGGTCCAGGAGCGGCGCACTAATCTCCCCATACCCTCCGAAGCGCATCGCAGGGGGTCAGTCCTCCTTGTGGGATCCACGTCACCCTCGCTGCAAAACTGTCGGACAAGAACACTTCAGTTGATCTGCTTGGTGCTGAGAACAGgaattcacattttaaatttataatTGTCTGATTTAACCATA
This Limanda limanda chromosome 12, fLimLim1.1, whole genome shotgun sequence DNA region includes the following protein-coding sequences:
- the LOC133015735 gene encoding rho-related GTP-binding protein RhoV-like; the protein is MAEACQRRDKLYKREELSCMLVGDGAVGKTSMIISYIFNGYRSEYRQTAFDVFTGLVHVNGLPTRIKLIDTAGQEEFGHLRSLCYAHVDVFILCFSLVNPVSFENITSKWIPQIRAGNPTSPIVLVGTQSDLSNNVDVLIHLHQRSTKPVHCSRARRLARRIRAHDYVECSALTQHNLKHVFDCAVSAAIQHKHTGTIPKKLSLIKRSKLFCVWRKIFGYF